Proteins from a single region of Bacteroidia bacterium:
- a CDS encoding glycosyltransferase family 4 protein: MSKKVLFITYYFPPSGGSGVQRPLKFIKYLPKFDWEPVVLTAKDGEYPAIDETLCKEVPSHLTILRTPAFEPYKWYKKFTNREKTTKIDRTILDTASKSWKERLAIWIRGNLFIPDARKFWIYPSVRFLSQYLKKNPVQAIISTGPPHSAHLIALKIKKKFNLPWIADFRDPWTTIYYHQQLQLSQWAKKRHIALERKVLKQADIVITVGKTLASELAQIRELPVEYIYNGYDEEDFLPYRNLPLYDKFTLTYVGTTFQNVDNFVFWNVLRDWLKANPEAQAQFQIRMIGKTPQKVKEQIISAELSDYVYYSPDVVEHHVAIEEMCKSHLLFMSIVQDKNMVSGKLFEYIASRRPVLCFCHPEGDAARIIQECDAGIAIKPEDTFTAAAYLSQQFEKYKVKDYSFNTNSNIQRYSRQYQAGQLAKLLDKCIL, encoded by the coding sequence ATGTCTAAAAAAGTTTTATTCATCACGTATTACTTTCCGCCGAGTGGAGGTTCAGGAGTTCAAAGACCTCTCAAATTTATTAAGTATTTACCAAAATTTGATTGGGAACCTGTGGTCCTCACAGCAAAAGATGGTGAGTATCCCGCCATTGACGAGACTCTTTGTAAAGAAGTGCCTTCGCATCTCACTATTTTGCGCACTCCTGCCTTTGAACCTTACAAGTGGTACAAAAAATTTACTAACCGAGAAAAAACTACGAAAATTGACCGAACTATTTTAGATACCGCTTCAAAGTCATGGAAAGAACGGCTAGCTATATGGATTAGAGGAAACTTATTCATTCCTGATGCGCGTAAGTTTTGGATATATCCTTCGGTTCGTTTTTTATCGCAGTATCTCAAAAAAAATCCTGTCCAAGCAATTATCAGCACAGGACCTCCTCACAGCGCCCATTTAATTGCTCTCAAGATTAAAAAAAAATTCAATTTACCCTGGATAGCTGATTTCAGAGATCCTTGGACTACTATTTACTATCATCAACAACTGCAACTTTCACAATGGGCAAAAAAAAGACATATCGCATTGGAAAGAAAAGTACTCAAACAAGCAGATATTGTAATTACTGTGGGTAAAACTTTAGCCAGTGAGCTAGCTCAAATCCGAGAATTGCCCGTAGAATACATTTACAATGGCTATGATGAAGAGGACTTTTTACCTTACAGGAATCTACCTTTGTATGATAAATTTACCTTGACTTATGTGGGAACAACTTTTCAAAATGTGGACAATTTCGTTTTTTGGAATGTTTTGCGAGATTGGCTAAAAGCTAATCCCGAAGCTCAAGCGCAGTTTCAGATACGTATGATTGGCAAAACGCCCCAAAAAGTAAAAGAGCAAATCATAAGTGCAGAACTATCGGATTATGTGTATTATTCTCCTGATGTCGTTGAGCATCATGTTGCCATAGAAGAAATGTGTAAATCTCATTTGCTTTTTATGAGTATAGTTCAAGATAAAAACATGGTTAGTGGCAAGTTATTTGAGTATATAGCTTCTCGGCGGCCTGTATTATGCTTTTGTCATCCCGAAGGTGATGCTGCTCGGATTATTCAAGAGTGTGATGCAGGAATAGCTATAAAGCCTGAAGATACTTTTACCGCTGCTGCTTATCTTTCTCAACAGTTTGAAAAGTACAAAGTCAAAGATTATAGCTTTAATACAAATTCTAACATTCAACGGTATTCTCGTCAGTATCAAGCAGGGCAGTTAGCTAAATTGTTGGATAAGTGCATCCTTTGA
- the nadB gene encoding L-aspartate oxidase: MHKTDFLIIGSGVAGLSLALKLAPYGKVTILTKTNPDEANTKYAQGGVAAVMDNQNDSFEKHIQDTLIAGDGLCHEDIVRIVVSEGPDRIRELIEWGVSFSLNDKGELDLVKEGGHSDKRIIHAADYTGKEIEETLLQRVKENPNILLLDHYFAIEILTQHHLGRYVHKGTPNITCYGVFALNKKTEKVEKILSRITVMATGGCGNVYASTTNPKIATGDGIAMVFRANGRIANMEFVQFHPTALYHPGHMSPAFLISEAVRGHGAILRNHEGEPFMHKYDPRKELAPRDIVARAIDQEMKKHGKEYMYLDATHLPAEQIKTHFPTIYQHCLSIGIDITKDWIPVVPAMHYICGGILVDEQGKTSIHNLYACGECACTGLHGANRLASNSLLEALVFAHRIYEHVKDNFKSIPILENIPDWNDSGTTYPEEWILISQNFKEVQNLMSSYVGIVRNDLRLERTLRRLDLIYKETEEFYKKTKVSVELCELRNIITCAFLITKSAKLRKESRGLHYTTDYPYKSQDYLYDTIL, encoded by the coding sequence CCATTCTGACCAAAACTAATCCCGATGAAGCAAATACAAAGTACGCCCAAGGGGGCGTAGCCGCAGTAATGGACAATCAAAACGATTCTTTTGAAAAACATATTCAAGATACTTTAATAGCAGGCGATGGCTTGTGTCATGAGGATATTGTACGCATAGTAGTTTCTGAAGGACCTGATAGAATACGCGAACTAATAGAATGGGGCGTTTCATTCAGTCTAAATGATAAAGGTGAGTTAGACTTAGTAAAAGAAGGCGGACATTCCGATAAGCGAATCATTCACGCAGCAGATTACACAGGTAAAGAAATAGAAGAAACACTTTTGCAAAGAGTTAAAGAAAACCCGAATATTCTACTTTTAGACCATTATTTTGCCATAGAAATTTTGACCCAACACCACTTAGGCAGGTATGTACACAAAGGTACGCCTAACATTACTTGTTACGGAGTTTTTGCACTAAATAAAAAAACAGAAAAAGTAGAAAAAATACTCTCTCGTATCACAGTAATGGCAACAGGTGGATGTGGAAATGTGTATGCATCTACCACTAACCCCAAAATAGCCACAGGGGATGGCATTGCAATGGTATTCAGAGCAAATGGCAGAATTGCCAACATGGAATTTGTTCAGTTTCATCCTACGGCTTTATATCATCCAGGACACATGTCCCCTGCATTTCTAATATCCGAAGCTGTTCGCGGGCATGGGGCTATTCTTCGCAACCATGAAGGCGAACCTTTTATGCATAAATATGACCCACGCAAAGAGTTAGCCCCAAGAGATATTGTAGCGCGCGCCATTGACCAAGAAATGAAAAAACACGGTAAAGAATACATGTACTTAGACGCCACTCATCTGCCCGCCGAGCAAATTAAAACTCACTTTCCTACTATCTATCAACATTGTTTGAGTATAGGGATAGATATAACCAAAGATTGGATACCTGTCGTTCCTGCTATGCACTACATTTGCGGTGGAATCTTGGTAGATGAACAAGGTAAAACCTCCATACACAATCTTTATGCTTGCGGCGAATGTGCTTGTACAGGCTTACACGGTGCTAATCGATTAGCTAGCAACTCTTTGCTAGAAGCACTGGTATTTGCGCATCGTATTTATGAGCATGTTAAAGATAACTTCAAAAGCATTCCGATTTTAGAAAATATCCCCGATTGGAATGACAGCGGAACTACTTATCCCGAAGAGTGGATATTGATCTCTCAAAACTTTAAGGAAGTACAAAATTTGATGAGCAGTTACGTAGGGATTGTCCGAAATGATTTACGTTTAGAGCGTACTTTACGCAGATTAGACTTGATATACAAAGAAACCGAAGAGTTCTACAAAAAAACCAAAGTATCTGTGGAATTGTGCGAACTGCGGAATATTATCACTTGTGCTTTTTTAATTACAAAGTCAGCCAAGTTACGAAAAGAGAGTAGAGGTTTGCACTACACTACGGATTATCCTTACAAAAGTCAAGATTATTTGTACGATACTATTTTGTAA